In a single window of the Deinococcus aetherius genome:
- a CDS encoding type II secretion system F family protein has protein sequence MPVYEYRVRDRSGKVLKSQMEAETQAQVRDALRAKNLLIVEIKPPKTGLNADIKIPGMSDRPPNLKQVAVFSKQLATLINAGVPLVQSLAILQRQIENKTLQGIIKSLRADVESGTPLSEALVKHPKVFNRLYINLVRAGETSGTLDSILERIAAFQEKELALRGKLKSALTYPVVVLVFAIGITYFLLTTIVPQFAGILAQLNAPLPFITKMLMAVSDFLRNSGLLIFVFIAVIVFAYRWFYKMPKGRVVVDRLKLRLPVFGGLLQKSAISSFARTFGLLISSGVNIIESLEITKGTAGNAIVEETIENAKNVVMVGDPMSASLATSKVFPPMVVSMVAIGEETGALDDMLGKVGDFYDREVDEAVESLTAAIEPLMIVFLGGIVGTIVAGMFLPMFSIIGQLSK, from the coding sequence ATGCCGGTCTACGAATACCGCGTCCGGGACCGTTCCGGGAAGGTCCTGAAGTCCCAGATGGAGGCCGAGACCCAGGCACAGGTGCGCGACGCCCTGCGGGCCAAGAACCTCCTCATCGTCGAGATCAAGCCGCCCAAGACCGGCCTGAACGCCGATATCAAGATCCCCGGCATGAGCGACCGTCCGCCCAACCTCAAGCAGGTGGCGGTGTTTTCCAAGCAGCTCGCCACCCTGATCAACGCGGGCGTGCCGCTCGTGCAGTCGCTCGCCATCCTGCAACGTCAGATCGAGAACAAGACCCTCCAGGGCATCATCAAGAGTCTGCGCGCGGACGTGGAGAGCGGAACCCCCCTCAGCGAGGCGCTCGTCAAGCACCCCAAGGTCTTCAACCGCCTGTACATCAACCTCGTGCGCGCGGGCGAGACGAGCGGCACGCTCGACAGCATCCTGGAGCGCATCGCCGCCTTTCAGGAAAAGGAACTCGCCCTGCGCGGCAAGCTCAAGAGCGCGCTGACGTACCCGGTGGTCGTGCTGGTGTTTGCCATCGGCATCACGTACTTCCTGCTCACCACCATTGTGCCGCAGTTCGCGGGCATCCTCGCGCAGCTCAACGCGCCGCTGCCCTTCATCACCAAGATGCTGATGGCCGTCTCGGACTTCCTCAGGAACTCCGGGCTGCTCATCTTCGTCTTCATCGCCGTCATCGTGTTCGCCTACCGCTGGTTTTACAAGATGCCGAAGGGGCGCGTGGTCGTGGACCGCCTCAAGCTGCGGTTGCCCGTCTTCGGCGGCCTGCTGCAAAAGAGCGCGATCAGCTCCTTCGCGCGCACCTTCGGGCTCCTGATCAGCTCGGGCGTGAACATCATCGAGAGCCTGGAGATCACCAAGGGCACGGCGGGCAACGCCATCGTGGAGGAGACCATCGAGAACGCCAAGAACGTCGTGATGGTCGGCGACCCCATGAGCGCGAGTCTGGCGACGAGCAAGGTCTTTCCGCCGATGGTCGTCAGCATGGTCGCCATCGGCGAGGAGACGGGCGCACTCGACGACATGCTGGGCAAGGTGGGTGACTTCTACGACCGCGAGGTGGACGAGGCCGTCGAAAGCCTCACCGCCGCCATCGAACCCCTGATGATCGTCTTCCTGGGCGGCATCGTCGGAACCATCGTGGCGGGCATGTTCCTTCCGATGTTCAGCATCATCGGCCAGCTGAGCAAGTGA
- a CDS encoding L-threonylcarbamoyladenylate synthase, with product MKQDWIHEVGRAARVVSAGGVVGYPTETVWGLAALPDRVDRLYALKGRDPDKPVQVSCADAERARALTLGGAAFNALVGFWPGPVTLVLPASPACPPALSPGGWVGVRVPDHPVALALLRECGGILATTSLNPSGAEAARTPEQARAYALADLLLPEGAVPASGRASTVVRVWPQGGEVEVLREGVVPAALVRERLGACGVGP from the coding sequence GTGAAGCAGGACTGGATACACGAGGTCGGGCGGGCCGCGCGGGTCGTCTCGGCGGGCGGGGTGGTGGGCTACCCCACCGAGACCGTCTGGGGGCTGGCCGCCCTGCCGGACAGGGTGGACCGCCTGTACGCCCTCAAGGGCCGCGACCCGGACAAACCCGTGCAGGTCTCGTGTGCGGACGCGGAACGTGCCCGCGCCCTGACCCTCGGCGGCGCGGCCTTCAACGCCCTGGTGGGGTTCTGGCCCGGTCCCGTCACGCTGGTGCTTCCCGCAAGTCCCGCCTGTCCGCCCGCGCTCTCGCCCGGGGGCTGGGTGGGGGTGCGGGTGCCCGACCACCCGGTCGCGCTCGCCCTGCTGCGGGAGTGCGGGGGCATCCTCGCCACGACCAGCCTCAACCCGAGTGGGGCGGAGGCGGCCCGGACCCCCGAGCAGGCCCGGGCGTATGCGTTGGCGGACCTCCTGTTGCCGGAGGGGGCCGTTCCCGCCTCGGGGAGGGCGAGCACCGTCGTCCGGGTGTGGCCGCAGGGCGGGGAGGTCGAGGTGCTGCGCGAGGGGGTCGTGCCCGCCGCCCTCGTTCGGGAGCGGCTGGGGGCCTGCGGGGTGGGCCCTTGA
- the gatA gene encoding Asp-tRNA(Asn)/Glu-tRNA(Gln) amidotransferase subunit GatA, which yields MPEAPPTAADLARAVRARETTPQALLEAARARAEAVRDLNALISLNERAGEGAERVRARLEAGETLPLAGVPVVVKDNINVTGTRTTCGSRLLANYVSPYDATVVERLTAAGAVIVAKANMDEFAMGSSNESSAAGPALNPWDRARVPGGSSGGSAVAVAATITPVSLGSDTGGSVRQPAAFTGVYGLKPTYGRVSRYGLVAFASSLDQIGPFARTAEDLALMMNVIAGHDPRDATSLGAPPAFRAGTPDDLRGLRVGVVRESLNGNTPGVEAMLEETLAALRGAGASVTEVSVPTVRHAIAAYYLIATPEASSNLARYDGMVYGERVPAPDVVTSMTRAREQGFGPEVKRRILLGTYALSSGYYDAYYSKAMKVRRLIAGDFARALADVDLLVTPTSPFPAFRRGEKTNDPLAMYAADVDTVAINLAGLPALSVPAGFETVDGVRLPVGIQFIAPALKDELLITLAGGLEGVGAVRAEVAPGYALTSNAVGG from the coding sequence ATGCCCGAGGCCCCCCCCACCGCCGCCGACCTCGCCCGCGCCGTGCGGGCGCGCGAGACGACCCCGCAGGCCCTCCTGGAGGCCGCCCGTGCCCGCGCCGAGGCCGTCCGCGACCTGAACGCCCTGATCAGCCTCAACGAGCGGGCGGGCGAGGGGGCCGAGCGGGTCCGGGCCCGGCTGGAGGCGGGGGAGACCCTGCCCCTCGCGGGCGTGCCCGTCGTCGTCAAGGACAACATCAACGTGACGGGCACCCGCACGACCTGCGGCAGCCGCCTCCTGGCGAACTACGTCTCGCCCTACGACGCGACCGTCGTGGAGCGTCTGACCGCCGCCGGGGCCGTGATCGTCGCCAAGGCGAACATGGACGAGTTCGCGATGGGGTCGAGCAACGAGAGCAGCGCCGCCGGGCCCGCCCTCAACCCCTGGGACAGGGCGCGCGTGCCGGGCGGCAGCAGCGGGGGAAGCGCGGTCGCCGTCGCCGCCACCATCACGCCCGTCAGCCTCGGCAGCGACACCGGGGGCAGTGTCCGCCAGCCCGCCGCCTTCACCGGGGTGTACGGCCTCAAGCCCACCTACGGGCGGGTCAGCCGCTACGGCCTCGTCGCCTTCGCCAGCAGCCTCGACCAGATCGGCCCCTTCGCGCGCACGGCGGAAGACCTGGCCCTGATGATGAATGTGATCGCCGGGCACGACCCCCGGGACGCGACCAGCCTGGGCGCGCCCCCCGCCTTTCGCGCGGGAACCCCGGACGACCTGCGGGGGTTGCGGGTCGGTGTGGTCCGCGAGAGCCTGAACGGCAACACGCCGGGGGTGGAGGCCATGCTGGAGGAGACGCTGGCCGCCCTGCGGGGCGCGGGCGCGAGCGTCACTGAGGTGAGCGTCCCCACCGTGCGGCACGCCATCGCCGCCTACTACCTGATCGCCACCCCCGAGGCGAGTTCCAACCTCGCCCGCTACGACGGCATGGTGTACGGCGAGCGAGTTCCGGCCCCCGACGTGGTGACCAGCATGACGAGGGCGCGCGAGCAGGGCTTCGGGCCCGAGGTCAAACGCCGCATCCTGCTGGGCACCTACGCGCTCTCCAGCGGGTATTACGACGCCTACTACTCCAAGGCGATGAAGGTCCGGCGCCTGATCGCGGGGGACTTCGCCCGGGCGCTGGCGGACGTGGACCTCCTCGTCACCCCGACGAGCCCCTTCCCCGCCTTCCGGCGCGGCGAGAAGACGAACGACCCGCTCGCCATGTATGCCGCCGACGTGGACACGGTGGCGATCAACCTCGCGGGATTGCCTGCGCTGAGCGTCCCCGCCGGGTTCGAGACGGTGGACGGGGTGAGGCTCCCCGTCGGCATCCAGTTCATCGCCCCCGCCCTCAAGGATGAACTGCTGATCACGCTGGCGGGCGGGCTGGAGGGCGTGGGAGCGGTGCGGGCGGAGGTGGCGCCGGGGTACGCGCTCACGTCCAACGCGGTGGGCGGGTAG
- the scpB gene encoding SMC-Scp complex subunit ScpB: protein MTAPERPPTPYALIGAALLAAGRPVTRREVAELLGLPEEAAERAVQAFGEAVEGAGLGFVVEAVAGGYRLVVPPGLAGHLAPLLAPPPLPPLSPAALEVLAVIAYRQPVTRAEIEAMRGGSAGTVVTLQERELVKVVGRSPAVGGPLLYGTTEKFLLEFGLRSLHDLPPLDGSDFSHLLRG, encoded by the coding sequence TTGACGGCCCCAGAGCGGCCCCCAACTCCCTACGCCCTGATCGGTGCCGCGCTTCTCGCCGCCGGTCGTCCGGTCACCCGGCGCGAGGTCGCCGAGCTGCTCGGCCTGCCCGAGGAGGCTGCCGAGCGGGCGGTGCAGGCCTTCGGCGAGGCCGTGGAGGGGGCGGGCCTGGGCTTCGTGGTGGAGGCGGTGGCGGGGGGCTACCGGCTGGTCGTGCCGCCGGGGCTGGCGGGGCACCTCGCGCCCCTTCTCGCGCCGCCGCCGCTGCCCCCCCTCAGCCCCGCCGCGCTGGAGGTGCTCGCGGTGATCGCCTACCGCCAGCCGGTCACCCGCGCGGAGATCGAGGCGATGCGCGGCGGCAGCGCGGGCACGGTCGTCACCCTTCAGGAGCGCGAACTCGTGAAGGTTGTGGGCCGCAGCCCGGCCGTGGGGGGGCCCCTGCTCTACGGCACGACCGAGAAGTTCCTGCTGGAGTTCGGCTTGAGGAGCCTGCACGACCTCCCGCCCCTCGACGGCTCGGACTTCTCGCACCTGCTGCGCGGGTAG
- a CDS encoding DUF4388 domain-containing protein, producing MTQSSANLETFDFLELLVLLAGQGRTGALRVERPDGTFQAWLEGGRLRHLGFGERQGAAALVHLLREPRGRFGFDEGLRHLGPGLDLSVDEVALEALTALPVPELPFGGPARVTSPERLARLRMTLREQALLGQIERGRPLSELAGDPAARGLIAGLVRLGLLARREVRVARLTVTVTREVTGVAVLDGVIWDRWRDDLGRPFAHVAVRAPAGAVVTLPVRGGASLGAQLLVPPEVLLRAGWRAGESVLVRPI from the coding sequence ATGACCCAGTCCTCGGCCAACCTCGAAACCTTCGACTTCCTGGAGTTGCTCGTGCTGCTCGCCGGGCAGGGCCGCACGGGCGCGCTGCGGGTGGAGCGCCCCGACGGGACCTTCCAGGCATGGCTGGAGGGTGGGCGCCTGCGCCACCTAGGGTTCGGGGAGCGGCAGGGCGCCGCCGCGCTCGTGCACCTGCTGCGCGAGCCCCGGGGCCGCTTCGGGTTCGACGAGGGCCTGCGGCATCTCGGCCCCGGCCTCGACCTGAGTGTGGACGAGGTCGCGCTGGAGGCGCTGACGGCCCTGCCCGTCCCCGAACTGCCCTTCGGCGGCCCGGCGCGCGTCACCTCCCCGGAGCGCCTGGCGCGGCTGCGCATGACCCTCCGGGAGCAGGCCCTGCTCGGGCAGATCGAGCGGGGCCGCCCCCTGTCGGAACTCGCGGGGGACCCGGCGGCCCGGGGCCTGATCGCGGGGCTGGTGCGGCTGGGGCTCCTCGCCCGCCGGGAGGTGCGAGTCGCCCGCCTGACCGTCACCGTGACGCGGGAGGTGACGGGCGTCGCCGTGCTCGACGGCGTGATCTGGGACCGCTGGCGGGACGATCTCGGGCGCCCCTTCGCCCACGTGGCGGTGCGCGCCCCGGCGGGCGCGGTCGTCACCCTGCCCGTGCGCGGGGGGGCGAGCCTCGGCGCCCAGCTTCTCGTGCCGCCCGAGGTGCTCCTGCGAGCCGGGTGGCGGGCGGGGGAGAGCGTGCTCGTGCGGCCCATCTGA